A portion of the Pseudomonas protegens CHA0 genome contains these proteins:
- the argF gene encoding ornithine carbamoyltransferase gives MSARHFLSLMDCTPEELVSVIRRGIELKDLRNRGVLFEPLKNRVLGMIFEKSSTRTRLSFEAGMIQLGGQAIFLSPRDTQLGRGEPIGDCAIVMSRMLDAVMIRTFAHSTLTEFAANSRVPVINGLSDDLHPCQLLADMQTFLEHRGSIQGKTVAWIGDGNNMCNSYIEAAIQFDFQLRIACPEGYEPNADFVAQAGERVTIVRDPREAVRGAHLVSTDVWTSMGQEEETAKRLQLFAPFQVNRALLDLAAEDVLFMHCLPAHRGEEISLDLLDDPRSVAWDQAENRLHAQKALLEFLVEPAYHHA, from the coding sequence ATGAGCGCAAGGCACTTTCTCTCCCTGATGGATTGCACGCCCGAAGAGCTGGTCAGTGTGATTCGTCGAGGCATCGAGCTGAAGGACCTGCGTAACCGCGGCGTACTCTTCGAGCCCTTGAAAAATCGTGTGCTTGGCATGATTTTCGAGAAGTCGTCGACCCGAACCCGACTGTCCTTCGAAGCCGGCATGATCCAGCTGGGCGGCCAGGCCATCTTCCTTTCGCCACGGGACACTCAACTGGGGCGCGGCGAGCCCATCGGCGACTGCGCCATCGTCATGTCGCGCATGCTCGATGCCGTGATGATCCGCACCTTTGCCCACAGCACCCTGACCGAGTTTGCGGCCAACTCCCGCGTACCGGTGATCAACGGCCTGTCCGATGACCTGCACCCCTGCCAACTGCTGGCTGACATGCAGACGTTCCTCGAGCATCGCGGCTCGATTCAGGGCAAGACCGTGGCCTGGATCGGCGACGGCAACAACATGTGCAACAGCTATATAGAAGCGGCCATCCAGTTCGACTTCCAACTGCGCATCGCCTGCCCTGAAGGCTACGAGCCGAACGCAGACTTCGTCGCTCAGGCCGGCGAGCGCGTGACCATCGTCCGCGACCCTCGCGAAGCCGTGCGTGGCGCCCACCTGGTGAGCACCGATGTCTGGACCTCCATGGGCCAGGAAGAGGAGACCGCCAAGCGCCTGCAACTGTTCGCTCCCTTCCAGGTCAACCGTGCACTGCTGGACCTGGCCGCCGAGGACGTTCTGTTCATGCATTGCCTGCCCGCCCACCGCGGTGAAGAAATCAGCCTCGACCTGCTGGACGACCCGCGTTCGGTGGCCTGGGACCAGGCGGAAAACCGCCTCCACGCACAAAAGGCCCTGCTCGAATTCCTCGTCGAGCCGGCGTACCACCACGCATGA
- a CDS encoding ABC transporter ATP-binding protein, giving the protein MSQPLLLNLRNLACGYQDQRVVQNLNLHLNAGDIGCLLGSSGCGKTTTLRAIAGFEPVHEGEIQLAGETISSAGFTLAPEKRRIGMVFQDYALFPHLSVADNIAFGIRKHPQKERVVAELLELVNLKSLGQRFPHELSGGQQQRVALARALAPEPQLLLLDEPFSNLDGELRRKLSHEVRDILKARGTSAILVTHDQEEAFAVSDQVGVFKEGRLEQWDTPYNLYHEPQTPFVASFIGQGYFIRGQLSSPESVQTELGLLQGNRAYTWPTGGAVDVLLRPDDIVHAPDSALKARVVGKTFLGASTLYRLQLPTGSQLESIFPSHADHQVGADVGIRVAAEHLVLFQASGSTAAQIPQSDSGVRRYSSAH; this is encoded by the coding sequence ATGAGCCAGCCCTTGCTACTGAACCTGCGCAACCTCGCTTGCGGCTACCAGGACCAACGCGTGGTGCAGAACCTCAACCTGCACCTCAATGCAGGGGATATCGGCTGCCTGCTGGGCTCATCCGGCTGCGGCAAGACCACCACCCTGCGCGCCATCGCCGGGTTCGAGCCGGTGCATGAGGGGGAAATCCAGCTGGCGGGCGAGACCATCTCCAGCGCCGGTTTCACCCTGGCGCCGGAGAAACGCCGGATCGGCATGGTGTTCCAGGACTACGCCCTGTTCCCGCACCTGAGCGTGGCCGACAACATTGCCTTCGGCATTCGCAAACACCCGCAGAAAGAGCGGGTGGTGGCCGAACTGCTGGAGCTGGTGAACCTGAAGAGCCTCGGCCAGCGCTTCCCCCACGAACTGTCCGGTGGCCAGCAACAACGGGTGGCCCTGGCTCGTGCCCTGGCTCCCGAACCACAACTGCTGTTGCTGGACGAGCCCTTCTCCAACCTCGACGGCGAACTGCGACGCAAGCTCAGCCACGAGGTGCGTGACATCCTCAAGGCCCGTGGCACCAGTGCGATCCTGGTCACTCACGACCAGGAGGAAGCCTTTGCCGTGAGCGATCAGGTAGGGGTATTCAAGGAAGGCCGCCTGGAACAGTGGGACACACCGTACAACCTCTACCACGAACCCCAGACGCCCTTCGTCGCCAGCTTCATCGGTCAGGGCTACTTCATTCGCGGCCAGTTGAGCAGCCCGGAATCGGTACAGACCGAACTCGGCTTGCTGCAGGGCAACCGTGCCTACACCTGGCCAACCGGCGGTGCGGTGGATGTGCTGTTGCGTCCGGACGACATCGTCCACGCCCCCGACAGCGCCTTGAAAGCCCGCGTCGTGGGCAAGACGTTCCTCGGCGCCTCGACCCTGTATCGCCTGCAACTGCCCACCGGCAGCCAGCTGGAATCGATCTTTCCGAGCCACGCCGATCATCAGGTCGGCGCCGACGTGGGTATCCGGGTCGCGGCGGAACACCTGGTGCTGTTCCAGGCCTCGGGCAGTACCGCAGCGCAGATCCCGCAAAGCGACTCAGGGGTGCGCCGCTACAGCAGCGCGCATTGA
- a CDS encoding PhzF family phenazine biosynthesis protein, which translates to MQLEFHQVDAFSERPFAGNPAMVYRLESWLDDRLMQQIAAEHNLAETAFVVREAQGWRIRWFTPVTEVPLCGHATLATAYVLFEVYGQTAQRIDFLSQSGPLSVTREEGLLWLDFPLRSPSSQAGREAVAQALGVEVVELLGANELLAVLESEQAVRECRPDMTALAKLPWPGVIVTARGEQHDFVSRYFAPAIGIDEDPVTGSTHCCLAPYWAQRLDKPQLSAYQCSARGGALFCRLEGERVKIGGHARLIASGQLHLP; encoded by the coding sequence ATGCAGCTTGAGTTTCATCAGGTCGATGCGTTCAGCGAGCGCCCGTTCGCGGGTAATCCGGCCATGGTTTACCGGCTTGAGTCCTGGCTCGATGACAGGCTGATGCAGCAGATTGCTGCCGAGCACAATCTGGCAGAGACCGCTTTTGTGGTGCGTGAGGCCCAGGGCTGGCGGATTCGCTGGTTCACCCCGGTGACGGAAGTGCCGTTGTGTGGGCATGCAACCTTGGCCACTGCCTATGTGTTGTTCGAGGTTTATGGCCAGACCGCGCAGCGTATCGACTTTCTCAGCCAGTCCGGGCCCCTGAGTGTCACCCGTGAAGAGGGCCTGTTGTGGCTGGATTTCCCGCTGCGCAGCCCGAGCAGCCAGGCAGGGCGGGAGGCGGTGGCGCAAGCGCTGGGGGTTGAGGTCGTCGAATTGCTGGGGGCCAACGAGCTATTGGCCGTGCTGGAGTCGGAGCAGGCGGTGCGTGAGTGCCGGCCGGATATGACGGCGCTGGCGAAATTGCCCTGGCCCGGGGTGATCGTGACTGCGCGCGGGGAGCAGCACGACTTTGTCTCGCGCTATTTTGCCCCCGCCATTGGTATCGATGAGGACCCGGTGACCGGATCCACCCATTGCTGCCTGGCGCCTTACTGGGCGCAGCGTTTGGATAAGCCGCAGTTGAGCGCTTACCAGTGCTCTGCCCGAGGTGGCGCGTTGTTTTGTCGTCTGGAAGGTGAGCGGGTGAAGATCGGTGGGCATGCCCGGCTGATTGCCAGTGGGCAGTTGCATCTGCCATGA
- the ybaK gene encoding Cys-tRNA(Pro) deacylase yields MTPALDLLKKVRAEHRIHSYEHDPKAASYGLEAAEKLDLDPAQVFKTLLASSEKGELLVAVVPVVGSLDLKALAHAAGVKKAEMADPAAAQRATGYLLGGISPLGQKKRLRTFIDNSAQPFASIFVSAGRRGLEVELAPTVLAEHTQARFADIGRP; encoded by the coding sequence ATGACCCCTGCACTGGACCTGCTGAAAAAAGTTCGCGCCGAACATCGCATCCACAGTTACGAACATGACCCCAAGGCCGCCTCCTATGGCCTGGAGGCCGCGGAGAAACTTGATCTTGATCCTGCGCAGGTGTTCAAGACCTTGCTTGCCAGCAGTGAAAAGGGTGAGTTGCTGGTGGCGGTGGTGCCGGTCGTCGGAAGTCTTGACCTGAAGGCCCTGGCCCACGCAGCGGGCGTGAAGAAGGCTGAAATGGCCGACCCGGCTGCCGCCCAGCGCGCCACGGGGTACCTGCTGGGAGGCATCAGCCCGCTGGGGCAGAAGAAGCGCCTGCGGACCTTTATCGATAACAGTGCGCAGCCGTTCGCCAGCATCTTTGTCAGTGCCGGGCGCCGTGGCCTGGAAGTCGAGCTGGCGCCGACGGTGCTGGCCGAGCATACCCAGGCCAGGTTCGCCGATATCGGTCGTCCTTGA
- a CDS encoding MIP/aquaporin family protein, translating into MTTALQQPSLSGQCIAEFLGTALLIFFGTGCVAALKVAGASFGLWEISIIWGIGVSMAIYLTAGVSGAHLNPAVSIALCLFADFEKRKLPFYILAQIAGAFCAALLVYTLYSNLFFDFEQTHQMVRGSQASLELASVFSTFPNPALSTAQAFLVELVITAILMGVIMSLTDDNNGLPRGPMAPLLIGLLIAVIGSAMGPLTGFAMNPARDFGPKLMTFVTGWGEISFTGGRDIPYFLVPIFAPILGACLGAAAYRGLIARHLPSAAVAPEAEQVTEGKVKAS; encoded by the coding sequence ATGACAACTGCTCTGCAACAACCGTCGCTATCGGGCCAATGCATCGCCGAGTTTCTGGGTACTGCGCTGTTGATCTTCTTCGGCACCGGTTGTGTCGCCGCGCTCAAGGTCGCGGGGGCCAGCTTCGGCCTATGGGAAATCAGCATCATCTGGGGGATCGGCGTGAGCATGGCGATCTACCTGACCGCCGGAGTTTCCGGCGCGCACCTGAACCCGGCCGTGAGCATCGCCCTGTGCCTGTTCGCCGATTTTGAGAAGCGCAAACTGCCGTTCTACATCCTCGCCCAGATCGCTGGCGCCTTCTGCGCGGCGCTGTTGGTTTACACGCTGTACAGCAACCTGTTCTTCGATTTCGAACAAACCCACCAGATGGTCCGTGGCTCCCAGGCCAGCCTGGAACTGGCCTCGGTGTTCTCCACCTTCCCCAACCCGGCGCTGTCCACTGCCCAGGCGTTCCTAGTGGAGCTGGTGATCACCGCCATCCTGATGGGAGTGATCATGTCCCTGACCGATGACAACAATGGCCTACCGCGCGGCCCGATGGCTCCGCTGCTGATCGGCCTGCTGATTGCCGTGATCGGCAGTGCCATGGGCCCGCTGACCGGGTTTGCGATGAACCCGGCGCGGGACTTCGGGCCTAAACTGATGACGTTCGTGACCGGCTGGGGTGAAATTTCCTTCACCGGCGGCCGTGATATTCCGTATTTCCTGGTGCCAATCTTCGCTCCGATCCTCGGCGCCTGCCTGGGTGCTGCAGCCTATCGCGGCTTGATTGCCCGCCATTTGCCCAGCGCTGCTGTCGCCCCGGAGGCCGAACAGGTCACCGAAGGCAAAGTCAAAGCTTCCTGA
- the glpK gene encoding glycerol kinase GlpK, whose amino-acid sequence MTDIQNKNYIIALDQGTTSSRAIIFDRDANVVCTAQREFAQHYPQAGWVEHDPMEIFATQSAVMVEALAQAGLHHDQVAAIGITNQRETTVVWDKNTGRPIYNAIVWQCRRSTEICQQLKRDGLEDYIRETTGLVTDPYFSGTKLKWILDNVEGSRERARNGELLFGTIDSWLIWKFTGGKTHVTDYTNASRTMLFNIHTLEWDAKMLEVLDIPREMLPQVKSSSEIYGRTKSGIAIGGIAGDQQAALFGQMCVEPGQAKNTYGTGCFLLMNTGDKAVKSQHGMLTTIACGPRGEVAYALEGAVFNGGSTVQWLRDELKIINDAHDTEYFAGKVKDSNGVYLVPAFTGLGAPYWDPYARGALFGLTRGVRVDHIIRAALESIAYQTRDVLDAMQQDSGERLKALRVDGGAVANNFLMQFQADILGTQVERPQMRETTALGAAYLAGLACGFWGSLEELRGKAVIEREFEPQLAEAEKEGLYAGWKKAVSRTRDWEPHDEAK is encoded by the coding sequence ATGACCGACATTCAGAATAAGAACTACATCATTGCCCTCGATCAGGGTACGACCAGTTCCCGGGCGATCATTTTCGATCGCGACGCCAACGTGGTCTGCACCGCCCAGCGTGAATTCGCCCAGCATTACCCTCAGGCCGGCTGGGTCGAACATGACCCGATGGAAATCTTCGCCACCCAGAGCGCGGTGATGGTCGAGGCCCTGGCACAAGCCGGCCTGCATCACGACCAGGTGGCCGCCATCGGTATCACCAACCAGCGTGAAACCACTGTGGTCTGGGACAAGAACACCGGCCGGCCGATCTACAACGCCATCGTCTGGCAGTGCCGCCGCAGCACCGAGATCTGCCAGCAGCTCAAGCGCGACGGCCTGGAAGACTACATCCGCGAAACCACAGGCCTGGTGACCGACCCCTACTTCTCCGGCACCAAGCTCAAGTGGATCCTCGACAACGTCGAAGGCAGCCGCGAGCGTGCGCGCAACGGCGAGCTGCTGTTCGGCACCATCGACAGCTGGCTGATCTGGAAATTCACCGGCGGCAAGACCCACGTCACCGACTACACCAACGCCTCGCGCACCATGCTCTTCAACATCCACACCCTGGAGTGGGACGCGAAGATGCTGGAGGTGCTGGACATCCCGCGGGAAATGCTTCCGCAGGTGAAGTCCTCGTCGGAAATCTACGGCCGCACCAAGAGCGGCATCGCCATCGGCGGTATCGCCGGCGACCAGCAGGCCGCGCTGTTCGGCCAAATGTGCGTCGAGCCGGGCCAGGCCAAGAACACCTATGGCACCGGCTGCTTCCTGCTGATGAACACCGGCGACAAGGCGGTTAAATCCCAGCACGGCATGCTCACCACTATCGCCTGCGGCCCCCGTGGCGAAGTGGCCTACGCCCTGGAAGGTGCAGTATTCAACGGCGGTTCCACCGTGCAGTGGCTGCGTGATGAACTGAAGATCATCAACGACGCCCACGACACCGAATACTTCGCCGGCAAGGTCAAGGACAGCAACGGCGTGTATCTGGTGCCGGCCTTCACCGGCCTGGGTGCTCCCTACTGGGACCCCTATGCCCGTGGCGCGCTGTTCGGCCTGACCCGCGGCGTGCGCGTGGACCACATCATCCGTGCCGCCCTGGAGTCCATCGCCTACCAGACCCGCGACGTGCTCGACGCCATGCAGCAGGACTCCGGCGAACGCCTCAAAGCCCTGCGGGTGGACGGCGGCGCCGTGGCCAACAACTTCCTCATGCAGTTCCAGGCCGACATCCTCGGCACCCAGGTGGAACGCCCGCAAATGCGTGAAACCACCGCCCTGGGCGCTGCCTACCTGGCGGGCCTGGCCTGCGGTTTCTGGGGCAGCCTGGAAGAACTGCGGGGCAAGGCGGTGATCGAGCGCGAGTTCGAACCACAACTGGCGGAAGCGGAAAAAGAAGGCCTGTACGCAGGCTGGAAGAAGGCCGTCAGCCGCACCCGCGACTGGGAACCCCACGACGAGGCCAAATAA
- a CDS encoding DeoR/GlpR family transcriptional regulator — MNLPPRQQQILDLVRERGYVSIEELAQLFVVTPQTIRRDINQLAEANLLRRYHGGAAYDSSVENTAYAMRADQMRDEKQRIGEAVAAQIPDHASLFINIGTTTESIARALLNHSHLKIITNNLHVASMLSAKDDFDVLLTGGNVRRDGGVVGQASVDFINQFKVDFALVGISGIDEDGSLLDFDYQEVRVSQAIIANARQVILAADSSKFGRNAMIRLGPISLIDCLVTDQQPVPALTQLLNQHKIRLEVV; from the coding sequence ATGAATCTGCCTCCCCGTCAGCAGCAAATCCTCGATCTGGTTCGCGAACGCGGCTACGTCAGCATCGAGGAATTGGCCCAGCTGTTCGTCGTAACCCCGCAAACCATCCGCCGCGATATCAACCAGCTGGCGGAAGCCAATCTGCTGCGCCGCTACCATGGTGGCGCAGCCTATGACTCCAGCGTAGAAAACACCGCCTACGCCATGCGCGCCGACCAGATGCGCGACGAAAAGCAGCGTATCGGCGAAGCCGTTGCCGCGCAGATCCCCGATCACGCCTCGCTGTTCATCAATATCGGCACCACCACCGAATCCATCGCCCGGGCCCTGCTCAATCACAGCCACCTGAAGATCATCACCAACAACCTGCACGTGGCCTCGATGCTCAGTGCCAAGGATGATTTCGACGTGCTGCTCACCGGCGGCAATGTGCGCCGTGACGGCGGCGTGGTGGGCCAGGCCAGTGTCGACTTCATCAACCAGTTCAAGGTCGACTTCGCCCTGGTGGGCATCAGTGGCATCGACGAGGACGGCAGCCTGCTGGACTTCGACTACCAGGAAGTGCGGGTATCCCAGGCGATCATCGCCAATGCCCGGCAGGTGATCCTGGCTGCCGACTCCAGCAAGTTCGGGCGCAACGCCATGATCCGCCTGGGGCCCATCAGCCTGATCGATTGCCTGGTCACCGACCAGCAACCGGTACCGGCCCTGACCCAACTGCTCAACCAGCACAAGATCCGCCTCGAAGTGGTCTGA